One window from the genome of Bifidobacteriaceae bacterium encodes:
- a CDS encoding MFS transporter, producing the protein MPDAGRQAALTTGLLAGCMAAGGLDAMVAAVAVRAISEGLHALTQVAWLWVAMLGTPIFGRIGDLLGRKHLLVLGIGLVALGKVVAGLAPSMAVLAVGRGVDGTGWGLVWPTIYALLQQSVPPSRRGRYIVFPSAAGFLGSLLAPALGGMLTGATSILGLPGGRWTFLSQVPPYINTVGLA; encoded by the coding sequence ATGCCAGACGCCGGGCGACAGGCCGCTCTGACCACTGGCTTGCTCGCTGGCTGCATGGCCGCGGGCGGCCTGGACGCTATGGTGGCGGCGGTGGCGGTCCGGGCGATCAGTGAGGGCCTGCACGCGCTAACGCAAGTCGCTTGGCTGTGGGTGGCAATGCTCGGGACGCCCATATTCGGCCGGATTGGCGATCTGCTGGGACGAAAGCACCTCTTGGTGCTGGGGATCGGCCTGGTGGCCCTGGGCAAAGTGGTAGCCGGACTGGCGCCGTCAATGGCCGTGCTGGCCGTGGGCCGCGGCGTGGACGGCACAGGGTGGGGCCTTGTCTGGCCCACCATCTACGCTCTGCTTCAGCAGTCTGTCCCGCCTTCCCGCAGGGGCCGCTACATCGTGTTCCCGAGCGCCGCCGGCTTCTTGGGCAGCCTCCTGGCACCTGCCCTGGGCGGAATGCTTACCGGGGCCACATCGATCCTTGGCTTGCCGGGCGGGCGCTGGACATTTCTCTCGCAAGTGCCGCCTTACATCAATACCGTTGGGTTAGCGTGA
- a CDS encoding TetR/AcrR family transcriptional regulator: MTKSQTAVEKGRKRVRFSGPERRAMILEAATALISARGYNALTLARLAEECEMTNAGMLHYFASKQDLLVAVLDHQDESNERFLAEIGVDGSTREGARAFMDRLIDRDAGCPEIVRLYTILGAESLDPSHPAHQHLVDRARRIRERAVAMTANWHPDPERFVTMVDSFHEGIQLAWLRDPSIDLRAAWRDFADLVFGARP, translated from the coding sequence ATGACCAAATCGCAAACTGCCGTTGAGAAAGGCCGGAAGCGGGTGCGCTTCAGCGGCCCCGAGCGCCGAGCCATGATTCTGGAAGCGGCGACCGCGCTCATCTCCGCTCGCGGCTACAACGCCCTGACGCTGGCGCGACTCGCCGAAGAATGCGAGATGACCAACGCGGGTATGCTGCATTACTTCGCCTCGAAGCAGGATCTCCTTGTCGCGGTCCTCGACCACCAGGATGAGTCGAACGAGCGCTTCCTGGCCGAGATTGGCGTGGACGGGTCCACCCGCGAGGGCGCGCGGGCCTTCATGGACCGTCTCATCGACCGCGATGCGGGATGTCCTGAGATCGTCCGCCTGTACACCATCCTCGGGGCGGAATCCCTGGACCCCTCTCACCCCGCGCATCAGCACCTAGTCGACCGCGCGCGGCGCATCCGGGAGCGGGCTGTCGCCATGACCGCCAATTGGCATCCCGATCCCGAGAGATTCGTCACAATGGTCGACAGTTTTCATGAGGGCATCCAACTCGCATGGCTGCGCGACCCCTCGATCGATCTGCGCGCGGCCTGGCGCGACTTCGCGGACCTCGTGTTCGGCGCCCGGCCGTGA
- a CDS encoding carbohydrate ABC transporter permease, translating to MSRRTTPNVIGGLASTIWLAIVVLPVYYVLITSLRRQSAFYTENPLSFPSHATFDNYRLVWESGFLRYLANSAIVTLASVAAVLALAVTAAYVVVRSRSAAAGRIFSVFLLGIAIPIQATIIPVYYMVMRLRLYDTLAALILPSVAFAIPLTVLILVNFMRDIPGELFESMWLDGAGDRRLLFNLVLPLTRPALVTVAVYDALTVWNGFLFPLILTQSADKRTLPLSLWTFQGQFMINIPAVLAAVVLSAIPLLAAYAVGRRQLVQGITAGFGK from the coding sequence ATGAGCCGGCGAACCACCCCCAATGTGATCGGCGGCCTGGCCAGCACGATCTGGCTGGCCATCGTGGTTCTACCCGTCTACTACGTCCTCATCACGTCACTACGCCGGCAATCCGCCTTCTACACGGAGAACCCGCTCTCGTTCCCGTCCCACGCGACCTTCGACAACTACCGCCTGGTGTGGGAATCCGGGTTCCTGCGCTACCTGGCCAACTCCGCCATCGTCACGTTGGCGAGCGTGGCCGCCGTCTTGGCGCTCGCCGTGACCGCCGCGTATGTGGTGGTCCGGAGCCGCTCGGCCGCCGCGGGCAGGATCTTCTCGGTCTTTCTCCTGGGGATCGCCATACCCATCCAGGCGACGATAATCCCGGTCTACTACATGGTCATGAGGCTGCGCCTCTACGACACGCTGGCCGCTCTGATCCTGCCGTCGGTCGCGTTCGCCATTCCGTTGACGGTGCTGATCCTGGTCAATTTCATGCGCGACATTCCGGGGGAACTGTTCGAGTCGATGTGGCTCGACGGCGCCGGCGACCGGCGCCTCCTGTTCAATCTGGTGCTGCCGCTGACCCGGCCCGCTCTGGTGACCGTCGCCGTGTACGACGCGCTTACCGTGTGGAACGGGTTCCTGTTCCCGCTGATCCTGACCCAGAGCGCCGACAAGCGCACCTTGCCTCTGTCGCTGTGGACATTCCAGGGCCAGTTCATGATCAACATCCCGGCGGTCCTGGCAGCGGTCGTGCTCTCTGCGATTCCGCTGCTGGCGGCCTACGCCGTGGGCCGGCGCCAATTGGTGCAAGGCATCACGGCGGGATTCGGGAAGTGA
- a CDS encoding MFS transporter: MSNATPPAHPAAAAGPPIEEAPHRRLLLSLPVVWIALLANYQGLQQVLLPNQVRDLDPENKITNLALVTTIGVMFTFVVQPIIGAFSDRTRSRLGRRTPWMLAGSMIAAVFLLGMGHLRSLFWVAAFWVVIQLALNVLQGPLSAIVADRFPRSKRGTASAAVGIGTIIGTTAGVVGAGALAERLGPGYTVFGVAILAVTGAFIAFNRDSSSLALEREPFNWRGFVRGFWVSPRRYPDFHLAFFGRLLFLFGYTIVSVYQLYTLTDYIGLTEAEANQKIGLLSVALLGGVLATVLLGGWLSDRLRRRKVFLYIASVLMGAGLVVPLFSPTLAGMCVLGILVGMGFGLYLSADQALMTEVLPKAGASAAKDLGILNIANNIPGAASPGLAAFLINAFGGYPALFVFGLVCVVAAAAVIVPIKSVR, encoded by the coding sequence ATGTCGAACGCCACACCTCCAGCCCATCCGGCCGCCGCGGCCGGGCCGCCAATTGAAGAGGCGCCCCACCGCCGTCTGCTGCTCTCCCTCCCCGTCGTGTGGATCGCGCTGCTAGCCAACTACCAGGGGCTCCAGCAGGTCCTTCTGCCAAACCAAGTGAGAGACCTCGACCCCGAAAACAAGATCACCAACCTCGCCTTGGTCACCACCATCGGAGTCATGTTTACTTTCGTGGTCCAGCCGATCATCGGAGCGTTCAGCGACCGCACCCGGTCGCGGCTGGGACGGCGCACGCCATGGATGCTGGCGGGATCTATGATCGCCGCCGTCTTCCTCTTGGGCATGGGCCACTTGCGGTCCCTGTTCTGGGTCGCCGCGTTCTGGGTGGTGATCCAACTCGCGCTGAACGTGCTTCAGGGCCCATTGTCCGCGATTGTGGCGGACCGTTTTCCCCGCAGCAAGCGCGGAACCGCCTCCGCCGCGGTGGGCATCGGAACCATCATCGGCACAACCGCGGGGGTCGTGGGCGCCGGGGCCCTTGCCGAGCGGTTGGGGCCCGGCTACACCGTCTTTGGCGTGGCCATCCTCGCCGTGACTGGGGCGTTCATCGCGTTCAACCGGGACAGCTCCAGCCTCGCCCTTGAGCGCGAGCCGTTCAACTGGCGTGGATTCGTCCGGGGCTTTTGGGTCAGTCCCCGCAGGTACCCCGACTTTCACCTAGCGTTCTTCGGACGTCTGCTTTTCCTCTTCGGCTACACCATCGTGTCCGTCTACCAGCTCTACACGCTGACCGATTACATTGGACTAACCGAAGCGGAGGCGAACCAGAAAATCGGCCTCCTCAGCGTAGCTCTGCTCGGCGGCGTCCTGGCGACGGTGCTGCTCGGCGGATGGCTGAGCGACCGGCTACGCCGAAGGAAGGTCTTCCTCTACATCGCGTCCGTCCTCATGGGCGCCGGACTGGTTGTCCCCCTGTTCTCGCCCACGCTCGCGGGAATGTGCGTCCTCGGGATCCTCGTCGGGATGGGCTTCGGCCTCTACCTCTCCGCCGACCAGGCCCTGATGACGGAAGTTCTCCCAAAGGCCGGAGCTTCTGCGGCGAAAGACCTCGGCATCCTGAACATCGCCAACAACATCCCCGGCGCCGCTTCTCCCGGACTGGCCGCCTTCCTCATCAACGCATTCGGGGGATATCCAGCGCTGTTCGTCTTCGGTTTGGTCTGCGTGGTGGCGGCGGCGGCCGTCATCGTCCCGATCAAGTCGGTTCGCTGA
- a CDS encoding extracellular solute-binding protein yields MSFRHRRPRVGAAILAAAALALAGCGDNTDSSGSGGGKTPADGDAAAMETATVWALNGGDQTAFEASFERWNAAHPDAQIKPEIFANEAYKEKIRTAVGAGQAPTLIWNWSGGTLNSYVANNEVVEIGAQTAALRGKLIPSVVANGEVNSGVYAVPMSSMQPVILYYNKALFEKVGAQPPATWDELLTVVGQFVDAGITPFALGGQSKWPELMWIAYLTDRIGGPEAFDKVVAGEADAWSDPAFKEALTLIRQLIDAGGFGKSFSSVSTDANADIALVHTDKAAMILQGSWCAQNFKTDNPEWVAAGNLGFLGFPEVTGGKGDPANITGNPANYWSVAASATAGAQATATAYLAETLFDDAYIADVIAGGGIPPVTGLESQLAAQEDAEYLTFAYSMAVNAPHFQLSWDQALPADQAQELLTNLDLVFLGQSTPDDFVAAMNATLK; encoded by the coding sequence ATGTCCTTCCGACACCGGCGTCCGAGAGTCGGCGCCGCGATCCTGGCAGCCGCAGCACTGGCGCTCGCTGGCTGCGGCGACAACACCGATTCGTCCGGAAGCGGCGGAGGCAAGACCCCCGCTGACGGCGACGCTGCCGCGATGGAGACCGCCACCGTCTGGGCTCTCAACGGAGGCGACCAGACGGCCTTCGAGGCGTCGTTCGAGCGGTGGAACGCCGCTCACCCCGACGCGCAGATCAAGCCCGAGATCTTCGCGAACGAGGCGTACAAGGAGAAAATCCGCACCGCCGTCGGCGCCGGCCAGGCGCCCACCCTGATCTGGAATTGGAGCGGCGGCACCCTCAACAGCTACGTGGCCAACAACGAAGTGGTCGAGATCGGCGCGCAAACCGCCGCGCTGCGCGGCAAGCTGATCCCGTCGGTGGTGGCGAACGGGGAAGTCAACAGCGGCGTCTACGCTGTCCCGATGTCCTCGATGCAGCCCGTCATCCTCTACTACAATAAGGCGTTGTTCGAGAAGGTCGGCGCGCAGCCGCCCGCCACCTGGGACGAGCTCCTGACCGTAGTCGGACAGTTCGTGGACGCCGGCATCACGCCGTTCGCACTCGGCGGCCAGTCAAAGTGGCCCGAACTGATGTGGATCGCCTATCTGACCGACCGGATCGGCGGCCCCGAGGCGTTCGACAAGGTGGTCGCGGGCGAGGCCGACGCATGGTCGGACCCCGCTTTCAAAGAGGCCCTCACGCTGATCCGGCAACTGATCGACGCGGGCGGCTTCGGCAAGAGCTTCAGCTCCGTCTCCACCGACGCCAACGCCGACATCGCCCTGGTGCATACCGACAAAGCGGCGATGATCCTGCAAGGCAGCTGGTGCGCGCAGAACTTCAAGACCGACAACCCGGAATGGGTCGCTGCAGGCAACCTCGGCTTCCTGGGGTTCCCAGAGGTCACGGGAGGCAAGGGCGACCCGGCCAACATCACGGGCAATCCGGCGAACTACTGGTCGGTCGCCGCTTCCGCGACCGCCGGGGCGCAGGCGACGGCCACCGCGTACCTGGCAGAGACCCTGTTCGACGACGCCTACATCGCCGATGTGATAGCGGGAGGCGGCATCCCGCCAGTCACCGGTTTGGAAAGCCAATTAGCCGCCCAAGAGGACGCCGAGTACCTGACCTTCGCGTACTCGATGGCGGTGAACGCGCCCCACTTCCAACTGTCGTGGGATCAAGCGCTCCCAGCCGACCAGGCGCAGGAACTGCTCACCAACCTCGACCTGGTCTTCCTGGGCCAATCGACCCCGGACGACTTCGTCGCGGCCATGAACGCCACACTGAAATGA
- a CDS encoding sugar ABC transporter permease: protein MKLKAPARKPDIRAGARRPGQRNAIPGPSVWLAAPALAVFGAFAVLPLIGVVALSFTTWDGLGSPTWTGPSNWTRMLSDDRVLNSLWLTLRFVVVTWLVQTPVSLLLGVFMAGRQRYRAIYSVAFFVPILLSSAAIAIAFKAFFDPNFGLGHALDIAALNQDWLGSPNLALGVVVFVIAWQFVPFHSLLYQGGARQIPASLYEAAMLDGAGRIRQFFSITLPQLRYTIITSSTLIVVGTLTYFDLIFVLTGGGPGYATRILPLDMYLTGFKGWDMGGASVIGVILVSLGLAVSLLLNKASGATRMESQMEGV from the coding sequence ATGAAGCTCAAGGCCCCGGCCCGGAAGCCAGACATCCGGGCCGGGGCCCGCCGGCCGGGCCAGCGCAATGCGATCCCAGGCCCGTCGGTCTGGCTGGCCGCTCCGGCGTTGGCCGTCTTCGGAGCCTTCGCCGTGCTTCCCCTGATCGGGGTGGTGGCCCTCAGCTTCACCACTTGGGACGGACTCGGCTCGCCGACGTGGACCGGCCCGTCCAACTGGACGCGCATGCTGTCCGACGACCGCGTCCTGAACAGCCTGTGGCTGACCCTCAGGTTCGTGGTCGTGACCTGGCTGGTCCAAACGCCGGTCAGCCTTCTGCTCGGAGTGTTCATGGCCGGTCGCCAACGCTACCGGGCCATCTACTCGGTGGCCTTCTTCGTCCCGATCCTGCTGTCGTCAGCGGCTATCGCCATCGCCTTCAAAGCGTTTTTCGACCCGAACTTCGGGCTCGGCCACGCCCTCGACATCGCCGCCCTCAACCAGGACTGGCTCGGCAGCCCGAACCTGGCGCTGGGCGTGGTCGTTTTCGTGATCGCGTGGCAGTTCGTGCCGTTCCACTCGCTGCTCTATCAGGGAGGCGCGCGGCAAATCCCGGCATCTCTCTACGAGGCCGCGATGCTGGACGGCGCCGGGCGGATCCGCCAGTTCTTCTCGATAACCCTGCCGCAACTGAGGTACACAATCATCACCTCGTCCACCCTGATCGTGGTCGGCACGCTGACATACTTCGACCTGATCTTCGTCCTGACCGGAGGCGGCCCCGGCTACGCCACCCGAATCCTGCCCCTGGACATGTACCTGACGGGCTTCAAAGGCTGGGACATGGGAGGCGCCAGCGTGATAGGAGTAATCCTCGTGTCCCTCGGGTTGGCGGTGTCACTGCTGCTCAACAAAGCCTCCGGCGCGACCAGAATGGAAAGCCAAATGGAGGGCGTGTGA
- a CDS encoding glycoside hydrolase family 3 C-terminal domain-containing protein encodes MPSTTVSPFQVAVAAVRAGGAADSAAEELLTLLTPEERLSLLDGDAPFWGAMADMLGNGYNRAPIVMGAVERLGIPGLRFSDGPRGVTLGESTAFPVSMARGATWDVALEEQIGLAIGRELRAQGGNFYGGVCVNLPRHPAWGRVQETYGEDPVLLGEFGAALTRGAQRNAMAVVKHFALNSMENARFAVDVTVDDRALHEVYLPHFRRVIEEGVAGVMSSYNSVNGEWAGQNAGLLTDVLRGMWGFEGVTVSDFIWGIRDAALSLRAGLDVEEPFAQLRATRLPADLDAGRASWADVDRAGRRILRTQILSYATRDKEEPSRGVVFSDEHRALARLAAQRSIVLLKNDQVGGAPVLPLDRAALRKVALIGRLADLPNTGDHGSSDVHAPSVVTVREGLVAALPDTEFVFVLDDDPQAAAAASAAADVAIVIAGYTSEDEGEYVDASAFTDPALLAILPSVGDDPAGQAVIAGMSNPESPGSINILGGSGIGGDRASLRLRPIDAEIIRAVGSANPRTVVSIVTGGAVIIEEWRESVPAVVIGWYSGAEGGSALAKVLLGEEDASGRLPFSIPTSEAHLPFFDRDATSVTYDIWFGQRLLDRKGHAAAFPLGWGLSYTRFKLSDVVIVGRDKDGFDVRVRVANTGERAGRHVVQVYGVPEGAGDDFPTRVLLGFAPVRLDAGESEEVAVRATTRPLQRWTAAGFRPASERTRLEIGAFSGDPNALSVRI; translated from the coding sequence ATGCCTTCAACAACCGTCTCGCCTTTCCAGGTCGCCGTCGCGGCGGTACGCGCCGGAGGGGCCGCAGACTCCGCCGCCGAGGAACTGCTGACACTCCTCACTCCCGAGGAGAGGCTGAGTCTCCTGGACGGGGACGCGCCGTTCTGGGGCGCCATGGCCGACATGTTGGGGAACGGTTATAACCGGGCGCCCATCGTCATGGGCGCGGTCGAGCGTCTCGGCATCCCGGGGTTGCGCTTCTCCGACGGTCCGCGCGGCGTGACGCTGGGCGAATCGACCGCTTTCCCCGTCTCGATGGCCCGTGGCGCGACCTGGGATGTGGCACTCGAAGAGCAAATCGGCCTCGCAATTGGCCGCGAACTGCGGGCTCAGGGCGGCAACTTCTACGGCGGGGTGTGCGTCAACCTGCCGCGACACCCGGCCTGGGGGCGAGTTCAGGAGACGTATGGCGAGGATCCGGTCCTGCTGGGCGAGTTCGGGGCTGCGCTCACCCGTGGCGCGCAGCGGAATGCCATGGCGGTGGTCAAGCACTTCGCTCTCAATTCGATGGAGAACGCGCGATTCGCGGTGGACGTGACGGTAGACGACCGGGCGCTGCACGAGGTGTATCTCCCGCACTTCCGGCGCGTCATCGAGGAGGGCGTCGCCGGCGTGATGAGCTCCTACAACTCAGTCAACGGCGAGTGGGCTGGTCAGAATGCGGGGTTGCTGACCGACGTGCTCCGCGGCATGTGGGGCTTTGAGGGCGTGACAGTCAGCGACTTCATCTGGGGCATTCGAGACGCGGCTTTATCGCTGCGGGCCGGCCTCGACGTCGAGGAGCCGTTCGCCCAGCTCCGCGCGACGCGCTTGCCCGCGGACCTCGACGCCGGCCGAGCGTCTTGGGCGGACGTGGACCGCGCGGGCCGCCGGATACTGCGGACGCAAATCCTGTCTTACGCAACCCGCGACAAGGAAGAACCGAGTCGTGGTGTCGTGTTCTCCGACGAGCACCGGGCGTTGGCCCGCTTGGCCGCGCAACGGAGCATCGTCTTGCTCAAGAACGACCAGGTAGGCGGCGCCCCCGTTCTTCCTTTGGACCGGGCGGCTCTCCGCAAGGTGGCGCTGATTGGCCGGCTCGCCGATCTACCAAACACCGGCGACCACGGATCATCCGACGTGCATGCCCCATCGGTGGTCACAGTGCGAGAGGGGTTGGTGGCCGCGCTGCCGGACACTGAATTCGTCTTCGTCTTAGATGACGACCCGCAAGCTGCAGCCGCAGCCTCCGCCGCAGCGGACGTGGCCATCGTCATCGCCGGATACACCTCGGAAGACGAAGGGGAGTACGTGGACGCCAGCGCCTTCACGGACCCCGCCCTGCTGGCAATCCTGCCATCTGTCGGCGACGACCCGGCCGGCCAGGCGGTCATCGCGGGCATGAGCAATCCGGAGAGCCCCGGGAGCATCAACATCCTCGGGGGCAGCGGGATCGGCGGCGACCGCGCGAGTCTCAGGCTGCGTCCCATCGACGCCGAGATCATCCGCGCCGTGGGGTCGGCGAACCCGCGAACGGTCGTGTCGATCGTCACTGGCGGAGCCGTCATCATCGAAGAGTGGCGCGAAAGCGTCCCGGCCGTGGTGATCGGCTGGTACTCAGGGGCGGAGGGTGGCAGTGCTCTCGCCAAAGTGCTCTTGGGCGAGGAGGACGCTTCTGGGCGCCTCCCGTTCTCGATTCCGACGTCCGAGGCGCATCTTCCGTTCTTTGACCGCGACGCGACCAGCGTCACCTACGACATTTGGTTCGGTCAACGGCTGCTGGATCGCAAGGGGCACGCAGCCGCATTCCCGTTGGGATGGGGCCTGTCATACACCCGCTTCAAGCTTTCGGATGTTGTGATCGTCGGCCGCGACAAGGACGGGTTCGATGTCCGCGTGCGGGTGGCCAACACCGGCGAGCGGGCCGGACGCCATGTCGTGCAGGTGTACGGCGTTCCAGAGGGCGCCGGCGACGACTTCCCGACGCGGGTTCTGCTCGGATTCGCCCCGGTGCGCCTTGACGCGGGCGAATCGGAAGAGGTCGCCGTGCGGGCGACAACACGGCCCCTCCAGCGGTGGACAGCGGCCGGATTCCGCCCCGCGTCCGAGCGGACGCGCCTTGAGATCGGGGCGTTCTCCGGCGACCCTAACGCGCTTTCGGTCAGAATCTGA
- a CDS encoding glycoside hydrolase family 43 protein, with amino-acid sequence MAAKPPDGVELQRGTDAAGGRGPTHQRLFANPVIPGFHPDPSVCRVGDTFYLVTSSFEYYPGIPIFASTDLVNWRQIGHCLNRPSQLDLSAAGPSGGLFAPTIRWHDGIFFMTVTNVSGGGHLIVHAVDPAGPWSDPVWVDQNGIDPSLFFEDGKAYFTSTIEPNLDEVEEASPGFQRGLQQCLVDPFTGDRLSESRFLWAGSGGRFPEAPHLFRRGDFYYLLAAEGGTDHGHMVTVARSSEPWGPFEPSPRNPVLSHRSRASAIQSTGHGDLVELPDGSWWMLCLGVRPHGNPPVHVLGRETFLAQVVWAADGWPQVAGSGMIELEAPAPDLPLSRPAVRWGRDDFDSRILGLQWNHLRNPDPASWSLDWRPGWLGLKPGRDSTDEPHLVFVGRRQEDHEFTIASRLDFAPTAADEAGLTVRMNETHHYDIGLRLLDGARQLVLRRRIGDLVSEVATSAFPPGPIDLVVGADADHYRFGFVDVSGMTREIGRGETRYLSTEVAGGFTGVYIGMYATGLATSAPAFWDWYDYRPC; translated from the coding sequence ATGGCCGCTAAACCTCCCGACGGCGTCGAGTTGCAGAGGGGCACGGATGCCGCTGGCGGGCGGGGGCCGACCCATCAGCGGCTCTTCGCCAACCCGGTGATTCCCGGCTTCCATCCGGACCCCAGCGTGTGCCGCGTCGGGGACACGTTTTACCTCGTCACCAGTTCATTCGAGTACTACCCCGGCATCCCCATCTTCGCCAGCACCGACTTGGTCAACTGGAGGCAGATCGGCCACTGCTTGAACCGTCCCAGCCAACTCGACCTGAGCGCGGCCGGGCCGTCTGGCGGACTGTTCGCCCCCACCATCCGCTGGCACGACGGAATCTTCTTCATGACCGTGACCAACGTTTCCGGAGGCGGCCACCTCATTGTCCACGCGGTCGACCCCGCCGGCCCGTGGAGCGACCCAGTGTGGGTAGACCAAAACGGAATCGACCCATCCCTGTTCTTCGAGGACGGCAAGGCGTACTTCACCTCCACCATCGAGCCCAATCTGGATGAGGTGGAGGAGGCTTCCCCGGGATTCCAGCGCGGCTTGCAGCAGTGTCTGGTCGACCCTTTCACTGGCGATCGCTTGAGCGAGTCCCGCTTCTTGTGGGCCGGCAGCGGCGGCCGGTTCCCCGAAGCCCCCCATCTGTTCCGGCGCGGAGACTTCTACTACCTCCTCGCGGCGGAGGGCGGCACAGACCACGGACACATGGTCACCGTCGCGCGTTCCTCCGAGCCATGGGGCCCCTTCGAGCCGTCCCCGCGCAATCCGGTGTTGTCGCACCGCTCGCGCGCCAGCGCCATCCAGTCCACCGGCCACGGCGACTTGGTGGAACTGCCGGATGGATCTTGGTGGATGCTGTGCCTCGGCGTTCGGCCCCACGGCAATCCCCCGGTCCACGTCCTCGGGCGCGAGACCTTTCTCGCCCAAGTGGTCTGGGCGGCCGACGGTTGGCCCCAGGTCGCCGGGTCGGGCATGATCGAACTCGAGGCACCCGCGCCTGACCTTCCCCTCAGCCGACCGGCAGTCCGCTGGGGGCGCGACGACTTCGACAGCCGGATTCTGGGTCTCCAATGGAACCATCTCCGCAACCCCGACCCTGCCAGCTGGTCACTCGATTGGCGCCCCGGCTGGCTTGGACTGAAGCCGGGCCGCGACAGCACCGACGAGCCGCACCTGGTGTTCGTCGGCCGCCGCCAAGAAGACCATGAGTTCACAATTGCCTCCCGGCTCGACTTTGCTCCCACGGCTGCCGACGAAGCGGGACTGACCGTTCGGATGAACGAGACGCACCACTACGACATCGGGCTTCGCCTGCTCGACGGCGCTCGCCAGCTGGTTCTGAGGCGCCGCATCGGGGACCTGGTGTCAGAAGTGGCGACGTCCGCATTTCCTCCGGGGCCAATTGACCTCGTGGTCGGTGCGGATGCCGATCATTACCGCTTCGGCTTCGTGGATGTCAGCGGAATGACTCGCGAGATCGGGCGCGGCGAGACCCGATACTTGTCGACCGAGGTGGCGGGCGGGTTCACCGGGGTCTACATAGGGATGTACGCAACCGGCCTGGCGACATCGGCACCTGCTTTCTGGGACTGGTACGACTACCGGCCATGCTGA
- a CDS encoding beta-lactamase family protein, whose amino-acid sequence MAARPLDRSARGLARLRGPRVRRPAVTAATRGDVAPGFESVRQAFAQAQAKDAGGAQLAVYQHGVKVVDIWAGRDLARDLPYPGDGIQVLTSATKGIASILVHRLAQQGRLDVDAPIGSYWPEFAQNGKAEITLRDVLSHRAGLAQFPAADGLRPHDYLDWGRTIASLERMAPFWRPRTAFMYHTFTFGQLVGEAIRRVTGDTIGTVFRREIAEPLALDLWIGLPQELEPRVVPQLVVHQRVKVGIALRAWLALDRKDPLVQAVLAVAPHGDGAMRLLNTRKAHAAEFPSGNGIGDARSLAKLYAATIGDVEGTPRLLSAATIRRAAAPQTDGLRSPGSFARLPDKHPLRFSSGFEIYRTGNPMLGPHSFGHTGAGGRLAFADPATGVAVGYVCNNMLWDYSAGPDNRWPGWLHAVGRAVSAGRAA is encoded by the coding sequence ATGGCTGCGCGACCCCTCGATCGATCTGCGCGCGGCCTGGCGCGACTTCGCGGACCTCGTGTTCGGCGCCCGGCCGTGACCGCTGCAACCCGCGGCGATGTCGCCCCCGGCTTCGAAAGCGTCCGTCAGGCGTTCGCTCAAGCGCAGGCCAAAGACGCCGGCGGAGCGCAGTTGGCCGTCTACCAGCACGGCGTAAAGGTGGTCGACATCTGGGCCGGCCGGGACTTGGCCCGCGATCTGCCGTACCCCGGAGATGGCATCCAGGTGCTCACGTCGGCGACAAAAGGCATTGCCAGCATCCTGGTGCACCGGCTGGCGCAGCAGGGAAGACTCGACGTCGACGCCCCCATCGGCAGCTACTGGCCGGAATTCGCGCAGAACGGCAAAGCCGAGATCACCTTGCGCGATGTCCTCTCGCACCGAGCCGGCCTCGCTCAGTTCCCGGCCGCCGACGGGCTGCGACCGCACGACTATCTGGACTGGGGTCGCACCATCGCGTCGCTCGAGCGCATGGCGCCATTTTGGCGACCTCGCACAGCATTCATGTACCACACCTTCACATTCGGGCAGCTTGTCGGCGAGGCCATCCGACGGGTAACAGGCGACACCATCGGCACTGTGTTTCGACGCGAGATCGCCGAACCCTTGGCCCTCGACTTGTGGATCGGCCTTCCTCAAGAGTTGGAGCCCCGTGTTGTGCCGCAACTCGTCGTCCACCAGCGAGTGAAGGTCGGCATCGCCCTGCGCGCCTGGCTTGCCCTCGACCGGAAGGACCCTTTGGTCCAGGCGGTCTTGGCGGTCGCGCCCCATGGCGACGGTGCTATGCGCCTACTGAACACGAGGAAAGCCCACGCGGCCGAGTTTCCCTCGGGCAACGGGATCGGCGACGCCCGCTCGTTGGCGAAGCTGTACGCGGCGACCATCGGCGATGTTGAAGGGACGCCGCGCCTCCTTTCGGCCGCGACAATCAGGCGGGCCGCGGCGCCCCAGACCGACGGTTTGCGTTCACCAGGCAGTTTCGCGAGACTGCCGGACAAGCACCCCTTGCGGTTCTCGTCGGGATTCGAGATCTATCGCACCGGCAACCCAATGCTCGGACCGCATTCGTTTGGGCACACCGGGGCGGGCGGGCGCCTCGCATTCGCAGACCCCGCGACAGGTGTCGCCGTGGGGTACGTCTGCAACAACATGCTCTGGGACTACTCCGCGGGGCCAGACAACCGGTGGCCCGGTTGGCTTCACGCAGTGGGCCGCGCCGTCAGCGCCGGGCGCGCGGCATGA